A genomic window from Stigmatopora argus isolate UIUO_Sarg chromosome 13, RoL_Sarg_1.0, whole genome shotgun sequence includes:
- the spegb gene encoding striated muscle preferentially expressed protein kinase yields the protein MRKGAPRSPVVVPAKRPKAGGPAHPSPTPAVFTRKMRNAAVGTGCDIRLKVAVGGDPQPSLYWYHNEDLLDMENQEYGGLWIRDCKPSDAGLYTCIANNHLGEARSSAVLAVLDLGEDSDSTDDEADQLENNDDSLDCEDHAEDPVMDENADDENRTLEDFSKQRSQSNDSPRSSPPEVLPPPSPRLIKRPSTSPMPNRSGSTTPLGFRKKVQVPAEYQDTVPSEFEEKIKMAKSSNGTQDSRPQTPQSEYSRKEMTPRPSPKLTRASSKVFEKVRDLEERRRGLDLPEGSVSGRSWAGFNRAGSVDSDDGGSRLGISRESSREDLREALKEDAAERRSMFKQRAASLEEKPRYSQKVQDIENKFTEELQRIKKLVGKPHLKKSFSTEQLTLKARQRQPFRKIEPISPQVLLRLQERERSQWGKEQKGLNLGQQFQIQNCSSTGKESTPLSDLPGVRSFRDFSRVSPVTEILQRSPSPALFHQQVEDAPRPTDSEITVQLPKRSPSPLVQTVSRSQESQSSPEPLQHHGTSGRKTPIDATLKKVENRPESPLVQKRAQDGGHPTPPNPTPKMNANLLNPAPIMNIPTIFVEDEDTPVRTDDPHKAKGQKQKTKVKHRRPRPMSPEMDSSDDSYVSAEEDPMEAPVFEFPLQDALARCGSDVILKCNISGNPIPEVTWKKDNAQIANLGNCTIKVEGERHSLIIKSVQVRDAGKYSVTAVNQEGQVTSNATLDIKTEANQEPKGVLGVPMDISSPITSDEEYLSPLEEAMDFSSQAPSRTLDAKFKKPPAFLVTLIDQAVLEGQEVTMSVRINGQPKPLLYWLRDRVTVKSGPRHLVWETENGHFEMTIKSALRSDAGIYTCKIINEFGTKQCEGKLEVKAPPVEPALAIIRPVKDITANAGETVLFECHVLGPQDTDVDWLANGKLIQPALLNCKMHFDGRKCRLLLNSVHEDDSGVYTCKLSTAKEEMTSCGKLRVIPSIEPLFTRKLDVLEVIEGRNARFDCKVSGTPPPKVTWTHFADHPLTESEDVRILQENGRHSLILSHVTNDDEGFYTVTAVNNHGEAECSAELYIQEPRPAISSQMAKLEKMPSIPEEPEVPENEVERFTMPDFMKPLYDLDVIEGKEAVLKCKVAGLPYPTIVWFHNGKKIESTEDRKMTQFRDVHSLVIRSVCHAHGGVYKSVISNKIGKATCYAHLYVTDILPDPPDGIPVIELITGKMMTLSWKKPRRLDPSIEPNSLMYAIQQQALGSIQWTIVASGLKETTYTISTLSKGVRYSFRVLTITSKSFSKPSPATEPVQLLDRGPYLQEAPVIIDKPDIVYVMENQSVPITITINHVNAATIWKRKGAVLDSKHGVYEMTMPDDDQHTLKLMKVKNADVGELTFMASNKYGSDSCSLAVEMAAPPTFETIMEDIDICAGETPRFAVVVDGQPIPDILWFKSDTLLSEGSHYTFVYDDNECSLVILNARPEDSGVYTCTARNLAGSVSCKAELTVHEAVSKEEPMEDEETILRRMRRLTDHYDVKKEVRRGAFSYVKLAIQKVDKMEFAAKFISTRAKKKNSALREMRILSKLDHERIVFFHDAFEKRNAVILVTELCHEEILDRFTRKSTLMESDVRLCIRQLLEGIDYLHHVNIMHLDIKPDNILLADAHSDQLRICDFGNALEITPDEAQYCNYGTPEFVAPEIVNQSPVSKATDIWPVGVIAYLCLTGVSPFAGENDRQSVLNIRNYNVAFEESMFAHLSREAKGFIIKLLVADRLRPDTQECLRHPWFKNLNKGAIINTDALKKFVSRRKWQRSIISYKSKMVMRSIPELLNDSSSHICIAVPRHHKDASPLPSSSSDSDEDIDELPFIPMPLNMEFSGSRMSLNDIPTNEKESGKENGTSTVQDASEDVEMNKERLEIMAKRQQQEINQPSDRLGSSDEDLPTELPQKAMKRKSLQRGSSMESDKSESVRRKGELRRGSSADSALLLRITPDEEMAEGDQEGGKKVLKKAASMELPRRSTSPATAKMSQEDYALKLELMRQRLLHGGSVDKTMSGLRGPLLETLGMGDKKEGIPADRYTRTTRLGPPLLTRAASGDSLRDDVSKTKVLSKSASFSQGDSEPIASHRRSGAPLEIPLAQVEERRLKEAISMSAITEQIKIESRPVTPREPSPKRPTQEYVPQESLIHIDSKKLLREKDTEPDDIISEKKEVTVTDSNFDERSSTSGFSEKDLSIPEESLNEPEVTEHIVLSPSVVVQSSELGGNVEEEEEEAKTKIEDQILKKERTETVREENAPEEKLQEKETTPFSTPESITATIGPAQEYSTQYTREMPSYSPPSPPTQVLPDGRTSAYASIMQTIMVPSLQPLNDVPLGPSSPVDAVNSVSALASSSSSPPRHQITSTTEHPAVYSRVASPETIAKEPSPPNTTRNSTPQFVGVNLEDISSEEVFEARFKKRDSSLTRTLKFLSLSKNEDKSPAPSADSADSGEVIYRPGPLGAPLELAQRKLEKSKSVQDLREAQKDQGFMRRLSLRLKRTPSTERKEEATKGESAPSRRRLSWTLGRRGSQDKKEVEMTRMDVADDDAALREEIKTKKPSESPVLAMRKKIESTVAGISTRIRSYSEERKASAEKEPKKAPIISILRRATSENRGNKHANVLQNQLASQATNGASSESLDSMASLKSDTSRGVDGEQRSRWDRWGLTRGRRSKTVSQPDIPTAISRETNSQPSRQYSRLVSDFPPVFHIKLRDHVLLEGDPVTLSCLPAGSPQPHISWMKDKKPLKIDARMNMIACPDGRQLLMIMQTTKKDAGVYECVAASPLASVSSSCTISLARLPNRPGTPEVPQKYNNTALVLWRPSDTTAPCTYSLERKTEGETNWLIVATGVADCYYNVVDLPAGGSYRFRVACVNKAGQGPYSSLSQTVHLLASEPRESVTPVVVKTVPSPGPPAPVLKMSSVKIPPMKPAPNKTPMQTPAPPAPPPTRPTPSPKSPTPKAVQPSAQMEMNPIPPLTVAPPETAPAQTNVPVGKAKSTLNINVGKTQPKPTSPPAVPPKPQTPLKIIINNKSPSPVPPPAAIIGKPISSVPMYGPSAATRVSASSQSTLAPTTSTPSVPAVNISPAMVVVQSLTPVLQTGDGRGSLSGRVTPSGRVTPSGRATPSGRRTPLGKGGEGYLRQGVPQKPYTFMDEKARGRFGVIRECRENATGNMFMAKIVPYESDNKQAVLQEYDILKSLHHERIMALHEAYVTPRYLVLISEYCSGKEMLQSLVDRIRYSEDDVVSYITQILQGLDYLHARRILHLDIKPENIIVTHMNVIKIIDFGSAQNFNPLFLKQFVPPVGTLECMSPEMLKGDVVGPPADIWSVGVITFIMLSGRSPFLENQTQQTEMKIQAAKFDLSKLYQNVSQSASLFLRKILCSYPWGRPSVKDCFNNSWLQDAYLTRLRRQTLTFTTTRLKEYLSEQQHTREETATQHKVLLRSYQSAPTTPTSPIASALPTSLVPQ from the exons ATGAGAAAAGGAGCCCCCAGGAGCCCCGTCGTCGTCCCGGCTAAACGCCCCAAAGCCGGGGGGCCGGCTCACCCCAGCCCGACGCCGGCGGTTTTCACCCGCAAAATGAGGAACGCCGCCGTCGGGACGGGTTGCGACATTCGTCTGAAGGTGGCGGTCGGCGGGGACCCCCAGCCTTCGCTGTACTGGTACCACAATGAGGATCTCCTCGATATGGAGAACCAGGAATACGGAGGCCTGTGGATTAGGGATTGCAAACCCTCGGATGCTGGTCTCTACACCTGCATTGCCAACAACCACTTGGGGGAGGCCCGGAGCAGCGCCGTATTGGCCGTCTTGGATTTGGGGGAAG ACTCGGACAGCACGGATGACGAAGCAGATCAATTGGAGAACAATGACGATAGCTTGGATTGTGAGGACCATGCAGAGGATCCAG TGATGGACGAAAATGCAGATGATGAAAACAGAACCCTCGAAGATTTCTCTAAACAAAG GAGCCAGTCCAATGATTCTCCAAGAAGTTCTCCACCAGAAGTTCTTCCACCTCCATCTCCCAGGCTCATCAAACGCCCCTCCACCTCTCCGATGCCAAACCGATCCGGTTCCACGACACCTCTCGGCTTCCGAAAGAAAGTCCAAGTGCCGGCGGAATACCAAGACACGGTGCCCTCAGAGTTTGAAGAAAAAATTAAGATGGCCAAATCCTCTAATGGCACCCAGGACTCCAGGCCACAAACTCCACAAAGCGAGTACTCCAGAAAAGAAATGACTCCCAGACCATCGCCAAAGCTGACCAGGGCCAGTTCCAAAGTCTTTGAGAAGGTCCGTGACCTGGAAGAGAGAAGGCGAGGCCTGGATCTTCCCGAAGGTTCCGTGTCTGGGAGATCCTGGGCGGGGTTCAATCGAGCGGGCTCCGTCGACTCGGATGACGGGGGCAGCCGCTTGGGTATTTCCAGAGAAAGCTCCAGGGAAGATCTGAGAGAAGCCCTCAAAGAAGACGCGGCCGAGCGTCGGTCCATGTTCAAGCAGAGGGCCGCTTCTCTCGAGGAGAAACCTCGCTATTCTCAAAAGGTCCAGGACATCGAGAACAAGTTCACGGAGGAGCTGCAGCGTATCAAGAAGCTTGTCGGCAAGCCTCATTTGAAGAAATCCTTTTCAACGGAACAGCTGACTCTAAAGGCAAGACAGCGGCAACCTTTCAGGAAAATAGAACCCATATCCCCACAGGTCCTTCTAAGACTTCAAGAAAGGGAACGATCCCAGTGGGGAAAAGAACAGAAAGGACTCAATCTGGGACAGCAATTTCAGATCCAAAACTGCAGCAGTACCGGCAAGGAGTCGACACCGCTATCGGATTTACCAGGAGTGCGATCATTTCGAGACTTCAGTCGAGTCAGCCCGGTTACAGAAATTCTTCAAAGGTCACCATCCCCGGCATTATTCCACCAACAAGTGGAAGACGCACCGAGACCCACTGATTCAGAAATCACCGTACAGCTTCCGAAGAGGTCCCCAAGTCCACTCGTACAGACGGTTTCGAGGAGCCAAGAATCTCAATCTAGCCCTGAACCTTTGCAACATCACGGAACCTCTGGAAGAAAGACACCCATTGACGCAACTTTGAAAAAAGTTGAAAACAGGCCGGAAAGTCCACTCGTACAAAAACGCGCTCAAGATGGTGGCCATCCAACACCCCCCAATCCCACTCCCAAAATGAACGCTAATCTTCTGAATCCAGCTCCAATCATGAACATCCCTACAATTTTTGTGGAAGATGAAGATACTCCTGTGAGGACGGATGACCCCCATAAGGCCAAAGGTCAAAAGCAGAAAACCAAAGTCAAACACCGCCGCCCACGACCAATGTCTCCTGAAATGG ATTCTTCCGATGATTCTTACGTTTCCGCCGAGGAGGACCCAATGGAGGCGCCAGTTTTTGAGTTTCCTCTTCAGGATGCGTTGGCTAGATGTGGCTCCGACGTGATACTGAAATGTAACATCTCTGGCAACCCCATTCCTGAAG tcacctggaaaaaaGACAACGCGCAGATCGCCAACCTTGGGAATTGCACCATCAAAGTGGAAGGTGAACGACACAGTCTCATCATCAAATCGGTACAAGTGCGAGATGCTGGAAAGTACAGCGTCACAGCGGTGAACCAGGAAGGCCAGGTGACCAGCAATGCGACTCTCGACATTAAAACAG AAGCCAATCAGGAGCCAAAAGGTGTCCTTGGAGTTCCTATGGACATCAGCAGCCCCATCACATCTGACGAGGAGTACCTGAGTCCCCTGGAGGAAGCCATGGATTTTAGTTCGCAAGCGCCAAGCAGGACACTTGACGCAAAGTTCAAGAAACCGCCTGCATTTTTG GTAACACTGATTGATCAAGCCGTCCTCGAAGGACAGGAAGTTACCATGTCGGTACGAATCAATGGTCAACCAAAACCTTTGCTGTACTG GTTGAGAGACAGAGTCACCGTCAAAAGTGGTCCCCGCCATCTTGTGTGGGAGACAGAAAACGGCCATTTTGAAATGACCATCAAGTCAGCGCTGAGGTCAGACGCTGGGATTTACACCTGTAAGATCATCAATGAGTTTGGAACAAAACAATGTGAAGGCAAGCTGGAGGTCAAAG CACCACCCGTCGAGCCAGCCTTGGCCATCATCCGCCCCGTGAAAGACATCACGGCCAACGCGGGCGAGACGGTGCTGTTCGAGTGTCACGTCCTTGGGCCGCAAGACACTGACgtggattggctggccaatggGAAACTCATCCAACCCGCTTTGCTCAACTGCAAAATGCACTTTGATGGAAGAAAATGTCGCTTGCTGCTAAATTCGGTACATGAGGATGACAGCGGAGTCTACACGTGCAAACTCAGCACGGCCAAAG AGGAAATGACATCTTGTGGGAAACTCCGAGTTATTCCCTCCATCGAGCCTCTTTTTACCCGCAAACTGGACGTTTTGGAAGTCATCGAGGGGCGCAACGCTCGTTTTGATTGCAAAGTCAGCGGGACGCCGCCCCCAAAGGTCACCTGGACTCACTTCG CAGATCACCCGCTTACTGAGAGTGAAGATGTTCGCATTCTTCAGGAGAATGGTCGCCACTCCCTCATCCTTTCTCACGTGACCAATGACGACGAGGGCTTCTACACCGTGACCGCCGTGAACAATCACGGCGAAGCCGAATGTTCCGCCGAGCTGTATATCCAAGAGCCGCGGCCGGCCATCTCCTCGCAGAT GGCTAAATTGGAGAAGATGCCGTCCATACCGGAAGAGCCCGAAGTCCCCGAGAATGAAGTTGAACGTTTCACAATGCCCGACTTCATGAAGCCCCTTTATGACCTGGATGTCATTGAGGGAAAGGAGGCGGTCCTCAAATGCAAAGTGGCCGGTTTGCCGTATCCCACCATCGTCTGGTTCCACAACGGCAAAAAAATCGAAAGCACGGAAGACCGAAAGATGACGCAAT TCCGCGATGTCCACAGTCTGGTCATCCGTTCAGTGTGTCATGCGCACGGTGGTGTCTACAAGAGTGTCATCTCCAACAAAATCGGCAAGGCCACTTGCTACGCTCATCTCTATGTCACGG ACATACTCCCTGATCCTCCTGATGGGATTCCAGTAATAGAATTGATCACTGGCAAAATGATGACCCTCAGCTGGAAGAAGCCAAGGCGATTGGACCCTTCTATTg AGCCAAACTCCTTGATGTACGCCATCCAGCAACAAGCCCTGGGCTCCATCCAATGGACCATCGTTGCATCGGGCCTGAAGGAAACCACCTACACCATCAGCACTTTATCCAAAGGAGTGCGCTACTCTTTCCGAGTGTTGACCATCACTTCCAAATCCTTTAGCAAACCCTCACCAGCCACAGAACCAGTGCAACTTCTGGACCGAG GGCCTTATCTTCAAGAAGCTCCCGTGATTATTGATAAACCAGATATCGTATATGTAATGGAAAACCAGTCGGTCCcgatcaccatcaccatcaatCACGTTAATGCCGCTACCATCTGGAAACG GAAAGGCGCTGTTTTGGATAGCAAGCACGGGGTGTACGAGATGACGATGCCGGATGACGATCAGCACACTCTCAAGCTGATGAAAGTGAAGAATGCTGATGTCGGAGAGTTAACGTTCATGGCATCTAACAAGTACGGCAGCGACAGCTGCTCGCTCGCCGTAGAAATGGCAG CCCCTCCAACATTTGAAACTATAATGGAGGATATAGATATTTGCGCTGGGGAGACCCCTCGCTTTGCCGTGGTTGTGGATGGCCAGCCGATTCCCGATATCCTCTGGTTTAAG AGCGATACCTTGCTGTCCGAAGGCAGCCATTACACATTTGTTTATGACGATAATGAATGCTCCCTGGTGATCCTCAACGCTCGTCCCGAAGATTCTGGAGTGTACACCTGCACTGCGAGGAACCTGGCGGGATCTGTGTCCTGCAAAGCCGAACTCACGGTTCATGAAG CCGTAAGCAAAGAAGAGCCAATGGAAGATGAGGAGACCATTTTGAGGCGAATGCGCCGACTGACTGATCATTATGACGTTAAGAAGGAAGTTAGGAG AGGTGCATTCTCCTACGTGAAATTGGCGATCCAGAAGGTGGACAAAATGGAGTTTGCCGCCAAGTTTATCTCCACACGGGCCAAGAAGAAGAACTCCGCTCTCCGCGAGATGAGAATTCTCTCGAAACTGGATCACGAGAGGATTGTCTTCTTCCACGACGCCTTTGAGAAAAGGAACGCGGTCATCCTCGTCACGGAATT ATGCCACGAGGAGATTCTTGACAGATTTACGCGGAAATCCACACTGATGGAGTCGGAT GTACGTTTGTGTATTAGACAGTTGCTTGAGGGAATAGATTACCTTCATCACGTTAACATCATGCACCTGGATATCAAG cctGATAATATCCTCTTGGCAGACGCACACAGCGATCAACTCCGGATCTGTGACTTCGGCAACGCGCTAGAAATCACCCCGGATGAGGCTCAGTATTGCAACTACGGCACGCCAGAATTTGTGGCGCCAGAAATCGTTAACCAGAGCCCAGTCTCAAAGGCAACCGATATCTG GCCGGTTGGAGTTATCGCATACCTTTG TCTGACGGGAGTTTCTCCGTTTGCTGGTGAAAATGACCGCCAGTCGGTTTTGAACATCAGAAACTACAATGTGGCCTTTGAGGAAAGCATGTTTGCTCATCTTTCTAGAGAAGCTAAAGGTTTTATCATTAAACTGCTTGTAGCAGACAGATT GAGACCTGATACTCAAGAATGTCTAAGACATCCGTGGTTTAAG aacCTTAACAAAGGAGCTATTATTAATACAGATGCACTGAAGAAGTTTGTTTCTAGAAGAAAATGGCAG cGTTCAATAATCAGCTACAAATCCAAAATGGTCATGAGGTCCATTCCCGAGTTGCTGAATGATTCCTCCAGTCACATCTGCATCGCAGTTCCAAGACACCACAAAGACGCTTCACCCTTGCCTTCATCATCCTCTGATTCAGATGAAGACATTGATGAACTTCCCTTCATTCCAATGCCACTCAACATGGAGTTCTCGGGTTCAAGGATGTCACTCAATGATATCCCCACAAATGAGAAGGAATCGGGGAAAGAGAACGGAACATCTACGGTCCAAGATGCAAGCGAAGATGTAGAAATGAACAAAGAAAGGTTAGAAATAATGGCTAAAAGACAGCAACAGGAAATAAATCAACCAAGTGATCGTCTGGGCTCCTCGGATGAAGACTTGCCTACCGAGCTGCCTCAAAAAGCTATGAAGCGAAAGTCTCTACAAAGGGGGTCCAGCATGGAGTCGGACAAATCTGAGAGCGTGAGACGAAAAGGTGAACTAAGACGTGGAAGTTCGGCCGATAGTGCTTTGCTACTTCGGATTACGCCGGATGAAGAAATGGCAGAAGGCGACCAAGAGGGAGGGAAAAAGGTGCTCAAAAAAGCTGCCTCAATGGAACTTCCAAGGCGAAGCACCAGTCCAGCAACGGCCAAAATGAGCCAAGAGGATTATGCACTGAAGCTAGAGTTGATGAGGCAACGTTTGCTTCACGGTGGTTCCGTAGATAAAACCATGAGTGGACTGCGAGGTCCCCTATTAGAAACGTTAGGGATGGGGGACAAAAAAGAGGGCATCCCAGCAGATCGTTATACCCGCACCACCCGTCTGGGACCGCCTTTGCTGACCAGAGCGGCATCTGGAGACTCACTCAGGGACGATGTTTCCAAAACCAAGGTTTTGAGCAAAAGTGCTTCCTTCAGTCAAGGGGATTCAGAACCGATTGCTTCACATAGACGGTCAGGAGCGCCACTTGAGATTCCTTTGGCGCAGGTAGAAGAACGACGGCTCAAGGAAGCCATATCCATGTCAGCTATCACTGAGCAAATTAAAATAGAGTCCCGCCCAGTGACTCCTCGAGAGCCTTCACCCAAACGTCCTACCCAAGAGTATGTCCCACAGGAAAGTCTTATTCATATTGATAGTAAGAAATTACTAAGGGAGAAAGACACGGAACCTGATGACATTATCAGTGAAAAGAAAGAAGTGACGGTTACGGACAGTAATTTTGACGAGAGGTCCAGCACGAGTGGCTTCTCGGAGAAGGACCTCAGCATACCTGAAGAATCATTGAATGAACCAGAGGTCACGGAGCACATTGTTCTTTCGCCATCTGTTGTGGTCCAAAGCTCTGAATTGGGTGGAAatgtggaagaagaagaagaagaagcaaagACAAAAATAGAAGACCAGAtcctgaaaaaagaaagaaccgAAACTGTGCGTGAAGAAAATGCACCTGAAGAAAAGTtacaagaaaaagaaacaacacCATTTAGTACACCGGAGAGTATTACTGCAACGATAGGACCAGCACAAGAATACTCAACACAATACACAAGGGAAATGCCATCTTATTCACCCCCCTCGCCCCCTACACAGGTTCTTCCCGATGGTAGGACTTCAGCATATGCTAGTATAATGCAGACAATCATGGTCCCGTCCCTTCAGCCCCTCAACGACGTGCCTCTAGGCCCATCGAGCCCTGTTGATGCCGTCAATAGTGTGTCGGCCCTTGCCTCATCATCGTCATCGCCGCCCAGACATCAGATAACGTCAACAACGGAGCATCCAGCTGTATACTCGCGGGTTGCCTCTCCAGAAACAATAGCAAAAGAGCCTAGCCCACCAAACACCACCAGAAACTCCACTCCACAATTTGTCGGAGTGAATCTGGAAGACATTTCATCCGAAGAGGTTTTTGAGGCCCGCTTCAAGAAACGTGACTCATCCCTGACTAGAACGTTGAAATTTCTCTCTCTATCAAAGAACGAAGACAAATCACCCGCACCGTCCGCCGATTCAGCAGACTCAGGTGAGGTGATTTACAGACCCGGTCCACTGGGCGCCCCACTGGAGTTGGCGCAGAGGAAACTTGAGAAGTCCAAGTCGGTCCAGGATCTTCGTGAAGCTCAGAAGGACCAAGGTTTTATGAGGAGGCTTTCCCTGCGGTTGAAGAGAACTCCATCAACGGAACGCAAAGAGGAAGCCACCAAAGGAGAGTCTGCACCTTCGAGGCGTAGGTTGTCGTGGACTCTTGGAAGAAGGGGATCGCAAGACAAGAAGGAAGTAGAGATGACGCGCATGGATGTCGCCGATGACGACGCCGCTCTAAGGGAGGAAATCAAGACCAAAAAACCCAGTGAATCTCCGGTCCTGGCAATGCGTAAGAAGATTGAATCCACGGTGGCCGGCATCTCAACCCGAATTCGCAGCTACTCGGAAGAGAGGAAAGCCTCTGCAGAGAAAGAGCCAAAGAAGGCGCCGATTATTTCCATTCTTCGACGGGCTACATCCGAAAACCGGGGAAACAAGCACGCCAATGTTCTCCAGAACCAACTGGCATCGCAAGCTACGAATGGAGCTTCATCCGAATCGCTGGACTCAATGGCCAGCTTGAAGTCGGACACGTCAAGAG GTGTGGACGGGGAGCAAAGATCTCGTTGGGATCGCTGGGGTTTGACCCGAGGGAGACGCTCCAAGACGGTATCACAACCGGACATACCCACGGCCATTTCCAGAGAAACCAATTCCCAGCCATCGCGCCAGTACTCCAGACTGGTTTCCG ATTTCCCCCCAGTTTTCCACATTAAGTTGAGGGATCACGTCCTGCTTGAGGGGGACCCGGTGACCCTCAGTTGCCTGCCTGCAGGAAGTCCTCAGCCACACATTTCCTGGATGAAAG ATAAGAAACCCTTGAAGATAGACGCAAGGATGAACATGATCGCCTGCCCCGATGGCCGACAGCTTCTGATGATCATGCAGACTACCAAGAAAGATGCCGGTGTTTACGAGTGTGTCGCGGCGAGCCCCCTGGCGTCCGTTTCCAGTTCTTGCACAATCTCTCTCGCAC GTCTGCCCAATCGACCTGGAACCCCGGAGGTCCCTCAAAAGTACAACAACACAGCTTTGGTGTTGTGGAGACCTTCCGACACCACCGCGCCGTGCACATATTCTCTGGAGAGGAAGACTGAAG GCGAGACTAACTGGCTGATAGTGGCCACTGGGGTGGCAGACTGTTACTACAATGTGGTGGATTTACCAGCAGGGGGTTCCTACAGATTTCGAGTGGCTTGTGTCAACAAGGCTGGCCAAGGCCCCTACAGTAGCCTTTCTCAAACAGTCCACTTGCTGGCTTCAG AACCAAGGGAGTCCGTTACCCCAGTGGTGGTAAAGACCGTCCCGTCCCCGGGTCCTCCAGCCCCTGTGTTGAAGATGTCATCGGTGAAAATCCCACCCATGAAACCAGCCCCGAACAAAACCCCGATGCAGACCCCGGCCCCGCCCGCCCCTCCTCCAACCCGTCCCACGCCATCGCCAAAATCCCCCACTCCGAAAGCCGTCCAGCCATCCGCCCAAATGGAAATGAACCCAATACCCCCACTGACCGTGGCTCCTCCTGAAACGGCGCCAGCTCAAACCAACGTACCCGTAGGTAAAGCCAAGTCCACGCTAAACATCAATGTGGGCAAGACTCAACCCAAGCCGACATCCCCGCCTGCCGTCCCACCCAAACCCCAGACTCCATTGAAGATAATCATTAACAACAAAAGTCCCTCTCCTGTACCTCCCCCCGCTGCCATCATCGGGAAACCCATTTCCTCCGTCCCGATGTATGGACCATCTGCCGCCACTCGCGTCTCGGCATCATCTCAGTCCACCCTCGCCCCAACGACCAGCACACCCTCCGTCCCTGCCGTGAACATCTCCCCGGCCATGGTGGTGGTGCAGAGCTTGACTCCAGTGCTGCAAACCGGGGACGGCCGTGGTAGCCTATCTGGGCGGGTCACCCCGTCAGGACGGGTTACACCGTCAGGAAGGGCGACACCTTCCGGACGAAGGACGCCACTCGGCAAAGGCGGGGAAGGATATCTGCGTCAAGGTGTTCCTCAGAAACCCTATACGTTCATGGATGAGAAAGCCAG AGGGCGCTTCGGCGTGATCCGGGAGTGCCGTGAAAACGCAACGGGAAACATGTTCATGGCCAAGATCGTCCCCTACGAATCGGACAACAAGCAGGCGGTGCTGCAGGAATACGACATCCTCAAGTCGCTCCATCACGAACGGATCATGGCGCTGCACGAGGCTTACGTCACGCCGCGCTATCTGGTGCTCATCTCCGAGTACTGCAGCGGGAAGGAGATGCTCCAAAGTCTCGTGGACAG gATCCGTTACTCAGAGGACGACGTGGTGAGCTACATCACGCAGATTCTCCAGGGTTTGGACTACCTTCACGCCCGACGGATTCTTCACCTGGACATTAAGCCTGAGAACATCATCGTCACACACATGAATGTTATCAAGATCATTGACTTTGGCAGCGCTCAGAACTTCAACCCACTGTTCCTCAAGCAATTTGTACCTCCCGTTGGAACGCTGGAGTGCATGT CTCCAGAGATGTTGAAAGGGGATGTGGTGGGCCCGCCGGCTGACATCTGGAGCGTGGGCGTCATCACTTTCATTAT GCTGAGTGGCAGATCCCCGTTTCTGGAAAACCAAACCCAGCAGACTGAGATGAAAATCCAGGCCGCAAAGTTCGACCTCTCCAAACTCTACCAAAACGTCTCCCAAAGTGCCTCTCTCTTCCTCAGAAAGATTCTCTGTAGCTATCCTTG GGGCCGGCCTTCCGTCAAGGACTGCTTTAATAATTCTTGGCTTCAAGATGCCTACCTGACGCGTCTCCGTCGACAAACTCTAACCTTCACGACCACTCGTCTCAAGGAATATTTGAGCGAGCAGCAGCACACACGGGAGGAGACGGCAACTCAGCATAAAGTTCTCCTTCGTTCCTACCAGAGCGCCCCAACAACCCCTACCAGTCCAATCGCATCAGCCCTGCCGACCTCCCTCGTcccccaataa